Proteins encoded together in one Desulfovibrio sp. UCD-KL4C window:
- a CDS encoding response regulator produces the protein MSKILVIDDEKATLSMFKMLLSVYGHEVLIAENGEVGIELFAAENPDLVMTDIKMSGMDGLQVLGKIKAMSPEAEVIVITGHGDMELAIKALNLDATDFLNKPVKREDLEKALKLSEERRAFVLSKRDEVKLTFEGDVTVISVMGSLTSKSDGLINDIFAEAINSDCKEILMIFQEKSSINGGGMDSLIKGIEKAYSHNCKLYIAGLSDNFQSVFHSMGISTMASMYETEADARADI, from the coding sequence GTGAGTAAGATTTTGGTGATTGATGACGAAAAAGCAACTTTAAGTATGTTTAAGATGTTGCTTTCAGTCTATGGTCATGAGGTTTTGATTGCTGAAAACGGTGAAGTAGGAATAGAGTTGTTTGCTGCTGAAAACCCTGACTTAGTAATGACTGACATCAAAATGTCCGGCATGGATGGTTTGCAGGTTCTGGGTAAAATTAAAGCTATGTCTCCTGAAGCTGAGGTGATTGTTATAACTGGTCACGGAGACATGGAGCTCGCAATTAAGGCGTTGAACCTCGATGCAACTGATTTTTTAAACAAGCCTGTGAAGCGTGAAGACCTTGAAAAGGCTCTGAAGCTTTCGGAAGAAAGGCGGGCTTTTGTTCTTAGTAAAAGAGATGAAGTTAAACTCACGTTTGAAGGTGATGTTACTGTTATAAGTGTAATGGGGAGTCTTACTTCAAAGTCAGATGGACTTATAAATGATATCTTTGCAGAAGCCATAAATAGTGATTGTAAAGAAATTCTAATGATATTTCAGGAAAAGTCTTCAATTAACGGAGGCGGCATGGATTCTTTAATTAAAGGAATTGAGAAAGCTTACTCTCATAATTGCAAACTTTATATTGCCGGGCTGTCGGATAATTTTCAATCTGTCTTTCACTCAATGGGTATAAGCACCATGGCCTCTATGTATGAGACAGAGGCTGATGCGCGGGCTGATATTTGA
- the ruvX gene encoding Holliday junction resolvase RuvX, which produces MKTIGIDFGTKRIGLALTDAEGILAYPFKVLNKTTRDAMFSELLEIFATEKVDEIVIGLPLSLEGEDTLTTRQVRNFAASLERRTTLPIHLVDERLSSIAAEDELKEAGLWNRKGKKNLDSQAAKIILETWRARA; this is translated from the coding sequence ATGAAAACTATAGGCATAGATTTCGGAACCAAACGCATAGGGCTTGCTTTGACTGACGCGGAAGGTATTTTAGCTTACCCGTTCAAAGTACTTAACAAAACTACCCGCGACGCAATGTTTTCCGAACTTCTTGAAATATTTGCAACAGAAAAGGTCGATGAGATTGTCATCGGCCTTCCTCTTTCACTTGAAGGAGAGGACACCTTAACAACCCGTCAGGTCCGCAACTTTGCGGCCTCGTTGGAAAGGCGTACAACTCTCCCCATACATCTCGTCGATGAAAGATTAAGCTCAATAGCTGCTGAGGATGAACTCAAGGAGGCAGGACTTTGGAACAGAAAAGGAAAGAAAAATCTGGACAGCCAGGCCGCAAAAATAATTCTGGAAACGTGGCGGGCAAGGGCTTAG
- a CDS encoding ABC transporter substrate-binding protein, with product MKRIFLLVLLLLFACDRSVYVKVHEDKNPGVFPDKVILGSSLALEGHASYLGTQTLHGALAYINSVNSEGGVYGRKLQLISYDDSYDPPKCLINTQQLIIKDKVFALFGYVGTPTTVKVLPLIASAHIPLLGMFTGANALRKPFNRYVINIRPSYYQETKEAVSHMVRDLGLTKIAVFYQYDEFGFDGLTGTELALKDLGLEPVARGSYTRGSLDVSDGVARIKNSGAEAVFLIGTTDPCIKFITELRKSGLHPVYYTVSFMGAREFARNLGNDNKVTLLMSQVVPPFTSVADPMQSDAADYVAAFEKSYPDEIPTLVGLEGFFNARVLVEGLRRAGPDLTREKFIKAIESMNEFEIDPGVTISFGSSDHQGMDKIYFTRFHNGQFIAMDNWAELRRSLD from the coding sequence ATGAAGCGTATTTTCTTATTAGTATTGTTACTGCTCTTTGCTTGCGACAGAAGTGTTTATGTAAAAGTGCATGAAGACAAAAATCCTGGTGTTTTCCCTGATAAAGTTATCTTAGGTTCATCACTGGCGCTTGAAGGACATGCCAGTTATCTTGGCACACAAACTTTGCATGGGGCGCTTGCCTATATTAATAGCGTTAATTCAGAAGGTGGAGTCTACGGCAGGAAGCTTCAGCTTATTTCGTACGATGATTCGTATGATCCTCCTAAGTGTCTTATAAATACTCAGCAGTTAATTATTAAGGATAAGGTTTTTGCTTTGTTCGGGTATGTAGGGACTCCTACAACTGTTAAAGTTTTACCATTGATAGCCAGTGCCCATATCCCGTTGCTTGGGATGTTTACTGGTGCAAATGCTTTACGAAAACCATTTAACCGATATGTTATTAATATCCGCCCTTCATATTATCAGGAAACAAAAGAAGCGGTTAGTCATATGGTTCGTGACTTGGGGCTGACTAAAATAGCTGTTTTTTATCAATATGATGAATTCGGTTTTGACGGTCTTACAGGGACAGAGCTTGCATTGAAAGATTTGGGGCTTGAACCTGTAGCACGAGGGTCGTACACTCGAGGCTCTCTTGATGTAAGCGATGGTGTTGCTCGCATTAAGAATTCCGGGGCAGAGGCTGTTTTTCTTATCGGTACAACTGATCCATGCATAAAATTTATTACTGAACTGAGGAAGAGCGGACTCCATCCTGTATATTATACAGTTTCTTTTATGGGGGCCAGAGAGTTTGCACGCAATCTTGGAAATGATAACAAAGTTACTCTGCTTATGTCACAGGTGGTTCCACCGTTTACTTCTGTAGCTGATCCTATGCAGTCTGATGCTGCTGACTATGTTGCGGCATTTGAAAAATCGTATCCTGATGAGATTCCGACTCTAGTCGGACTTGAGGGCTTTTTTAATGCAAGAGTCCTTGTTGAAGGTTTACGACGCGCAGGGCCTGACCTGACTCGGGAAAAATTTATTAAGGCCATTGAATCAATGAACGAATTTGAGATTGATCCCGGGGTTACGATTTCATTTGGCAGTAGTGATCATCAGGGAATGGATAAGATTTATTTTACCCGTTTTCATAATGGGCAGTTTATAGCCATGGATAATTGGGCTGAACTTCGTCGGAGTCTTGACTGA
- the mltG gene encoding endolytic transglycosylase MltG yields MEQKRKEKSGQPGRKNNSGNVAGKGLVLRFILPSLAIACMGLMIAGSWFIYNSWEFLNIPPESEGREILFTVTPGQTLWTISASLAEKGLVLDSKRFRKLAQAEGQENKLRAGEFNLCTNMTAPQVLKTLTTTSGILHKFSVPEGLSWWNTAESADKSKLTTYAEFKDAVFNHELLAKYSIPADNAEGYLFPETYLMTNPKKDSGVTLVETMLKEFRTAATKAWNGTLPSPEQIHRTVILASLVEKETGVASERRRIAGVFANRLKRGYLLQTDPTIIYGLGETFDGNIRKKHITDKNNPYNTYQHRGLPPGPICSPGLESLKAAINPEKNNFLYFVAKGDGSHYFSKNLNEHNKAVRKFQLHRNRKTYRSYNTK; encoded by the coding sequence TTGGAACAGAAAAGGAAAGAAAAATCTGGACAGCCAGGCCGCAAAAATAATTCTGGAAACGTGGCGGGCAAGGGCTTAGTTCTGCGATTTATACTTCCTTCGCTGGCTATAGCCTGCATGGGGTTGATGATTGCAGGTTCGTGGTTCATTTACAATTCATGGGAATTTCTCAATATTCCTCCTGAAAGTGAAGGAAGAGAAATTTTGTTTACAGTCACTCCAGGGCAAACACTCTGGACAATTTCAGCTAGTCTGGCTGAAAAAGGACTTGTTTTAGACTCCAAAAGATTTCGTAAACTGGCGCAGGCGGAAGGTCAGGAAAATAAGCTTAGAGCCGGAGAATTTAATCTTTGTACCAACATGACTGCGCCGCAGGTTTTAAAAACTCTGACTACCACATCCGGTATTTTACATAAATTTTCAGTTCCTGAAGGACTTTCATGGTGGAATACTGCCGAATCAGCCGATAAATCCAAACTGACCACATATGCTGAATTCAAAGATGCAGTTTTCAACCATGAGCTATTAGCTAAATATTCTATCCCGGCTGATAACGCAGAAGGATATCTATTCCCTGAAACGTACCTAATGACCAATCCGAAAAAAGATTCCGGCGTAACACTTGTTGAAACAATGCTTAAAGAATTCCGTACTGCGGCAACAAAAGCTTGGAACGGAACACTCCCATCACCTGAACAGATTCATAGAACTGTCATACTAGCCTCGCTGGTAGAAAAAGAAACCGGCGTTGCTTCTGAACGCAGACGAATTGCAGGAGTCTTCGCCAATAGGCTTAAACGCGGCTATCTATTGCAAACTGACCCTACTATAATTTACGGGCTAGGCGAAACATTTGACGGTAATATCCGGAAAAAACATATTACCGACAAGAACAACCCTTACAACACATACCAACACCGGGGACTCCCACCTGGTCCTATATGCTCACCTGGGCTTGAATCACTGAAAGCAGCTATAAATCCGGAGAAAAATAATTTTCTATATTTTGTAGCAAAAGGTGACGGATCTCACTATTTCAGTAAAAATTTAAATGAGCATAACAAGGCTGTCAGAAAGTTTCAGCTTCACCGAAACAGAAAAACTTACAGATCGTATAATACTAAATAA
- a CDS encoding FAD-binding and (Fe-S)-binding domain-containing protein: MPQLGPHISIASEALLSRVLGLNPFDFNGWPENVRTLAESIAAELFLVRYNPFIDPELVRKSVSRNLTLARPTLSGEYPQRLTHAVENFWLKHDADIEFRERLLEKLKEILPDEGISTEPDKLVQSATDATDLRIELPIAMLFPEDTQQVRAIVRLANHMQFGIIPRGGGTGLTGGAIPAMERIVILSLSKFKKILSVDTEALTLCAQSGVITLDAINAAAEKNTLFTVDPASKSASSIGGNISENSGGPFAFEYGCTIDNIQSYKMVMPKGNLIEVRRKDHPRHKIFVNESATFEVLDEKGDLLDTLVLSADEIRSPGLGKDVSNKFLGGLPGVQKEGVDGIITEACFTLYPQPKSSRTLCLEFFGQSMRNAMMVIKDVVALRDTIREEGDLVKISALEEFGPKYVQAIKYIKKSEKYEGDPISVLLLQLDSDDADALQTAVDNILAIAQPFDSVDIFAARDDKEAELFWEDRHKLSAIAKRTSGFKVNEDIVIPLEVIPDFSDFLENLNLIYLAKIYRRSLLAVKELSGFPIEEPKVELALERTTGILKGKINGADLGDQELESQVHYLFQELREEFPKLDSKISKIFQKLKDQRIVIANHMHAGDGNCHVNIPVNSNDPEMLHSAHEAVDDVFKKVLELNGEVSGEHGIGITKIEYLTDEKIAAIRKYKEKVDPLNILNPGKLTRRELPSDSYTFSFNRLINDLDKTAIKDKEHLIELLRNIQTCTRCGKCKQVCAMYYPEQGLMYHPRNKNIALGALIEAIYYSQVQRGEPSPELMTRLRKIMEHCTACGKCTSVCPVKIDSAGAALQIRSFLEYKGTGGHPLKNIALGFVSKDPNSRLPKVAKFLSLSASLQSKALGLVPGHWRRRMESPILQSKTPAMDFKNLSEDLSLDIASMFMNNSSNPDSVFYFPGCGASLFSRNIGMATLYLLLKSGVNVVMPSKHLCCGYPLLSSGCVEAYNTNRHRNISDIQYKIAKAHIAGMDISTIITACGTCRESIESYDFTQGVGKKLKHFDAVQYLLTSPGNLDFHGLPANEEVVYHASCHTEWTDIPKSKAPAIYKQALESILGSKITLSPGCCGESGLGAISSPAIYNKLRDRKKDQLEHDLHGQSKKTPVLVGCPSCKVGIKRNMATLKKHNRVLHTIEYIAELSGGPKWRKEFKKMFEKAQRSDGIVYLKP, translated from the coding sequence ATGCCTCAATTAGGTCCACATATTTCTATTGCATCCGAAGCCCTGCTTTCGCGAGTACTCGGCCTAAATCCTTTTGATTTTAACGGCTGGCCTGAAAATGTCCGCACACTTGCTGAAAGCATTGCCGCGGAACTTTTTCTAGTACGATACAACCCGTTCATAGACCCGGAACTGGTTCGCAAAAGCGTTTCAAGAAACCTGACCCTTGCCCGCCCGACCCTGTCCGGAGAATATCCGCAAAGATTAACCCATGCGGTAGAAAATTTCTGGCTCAAGCATGATGCGGACATTGAATTCAGAGAGAGACTTCTTGAAAAACTCAAAGAAATTCTACCTGACGAAGGCATCAGCACGGAGCCTGACAAACTGGTACAATCCGCAACCGATGCAACTGACTTAAGAATTGAACTTCCAATCGCAATGCTTTTCCCGGAGGACACCCAGCAAGTTCGCGCAATTGTCCGTCTGGCAAATCATATGCAGTTCGGCATTATTCCCCGCGGTGGCGGAACCGGCCTGACAGGCGGAGCCATTCCGGCAATGGAACGTATAGTTATCCTCTCGCTTTCAAAATTCAAAAAGATTTTAAGTGTTGATACAGAAGCACTCACCCTCTGCGCTCAATCCGGCGTAATAACCCTCGACGCAATCAACGCGGCAGCAGAAAAAAACACTCTCTTTACAGTTGACCCTGCTTCAAAATCAGCTTCATCAATCGGTGGTAATATTTCAGAAAACTCAGGCGGACCTTTCGCCTTTGAATATGGTTGTACAATTGACAATATTCAAAGCTACAAAATGGTTATGCCCAAAGGTAATCTGATAGAAGTTCGCCGTAAGGATCACCCCCGTCATAAGATATTTGTTAATGAGTCTGCTACTTTTGAAGTACTTGATGAAAAAGGCGACCTTCTAGACACACTGGTTCTTTCTGCTGATGAAATCCGCAGCCCGGGACTTGGAAAAGATGTTTCCAACAAATTCCTCGGAGGTTTACCCGGTGTGCAGAAAGAAGGTGTGGACGGCATCATAACTGAAGCATGTTTCACCCTTTATCCACAGCCTAAAAGTTCCCGCACACTTTGCCTTGAATTTTTCGGACAATCTATGCGTAATGCAATGATGGTCATTAAAGACGTAGTAGCACTGCGCGACACAATTCGTGAGGAAGGAGATCTCGTAAAGATTTCCGCCCTTGAAGAATTCGGACCGAAATATGTTCAAGCTATCAAATACATCAAGAAATCTGAAAAATATGAGGGCGACCCTATTTCTGTCCTCCTGCTTCAGCTTGATTCTGATGATGCGGATGCTCTACAAACAGCTGTGGATAATATCCTCGCTATTGCACAACCATTCGATTCTGTAGACATTTTTGCAGCTCGTGACGACAAGGAAGCAGAATTATTCTGGGAAGACAGACACAAATTGTCCGCGATTGCAAAACGTACATCCGGCTTTAAGGTCAATGAAGATATCGTTATCCCGCTTGAAGTTATTCCAGACTTTTCGGATTTTCTGGAAAATCTAAATTTAATTTATCTAGCTAAAATTTATCGCCGCTCCTTGCTGGCTGTAAAAGAACTATCCGGATTCCCAATTGAAGAGCCTAAAGTTGAACTAGCTCTGGAAAGAACTACTGGCATTCTCAAAGGAAAAATAAACGGTGCGGACCTTGGCGATCAGGAACTCGAAAGTCAAGTTCACTATCTTTTTCAAGAACTTCGCGAAGAATTCCCTAAACTGGATTCTAAAATCAGCAAGATTTTCCAGAAACTTAAAGATCAGCGGATCGTCATTGCAAACCACATGCATGCCGGTGACGGGAACTGTCATGTAAATATTCCGGTAAACTCAAACGACCCGGAAATGCTGCACAGTGCTCACGAAGCTGTTGATGATGTTTTCAAAAAAGTTCTTGAACTGAACGGTGAAGTTTCCGGTGAACACGGAATCGGCATTACTAAAATTGAATACTTAACTGACGAAAAAATTGCTGCGATCCGGAAATACAAAGAAAAAGTAGATCCGCTGAATATTCTTAACCCAGGAAAGCTTACTCGCAGAGAACTTCCATCTGACTCCTATACCTTCTCTTTCAACAGACTTATCAACGATCTTGATAAAACTGCGATCAAAGATAAAGAACATCTGATTGAACTCCTGCGTAATATTCAGACTTGTACCCGTTGCGGAAAATGTAAGCAGGTCTGCGCAATGTACTACCCTGAACAGGGGCTTATGTATCACCCGAGAAATAAGAACATTGCTCTTGGCGCACTGATCGAAGCTATTTACTATTCTCAGGTTCAGCGTGGTGAGCCTTCTCCTGAGCTTATGACAAGGCTCAGAAAAATTATGGAACACTGTACCGCTTGCGGGAAGTGCACTTCAGTATGCCCTGTTAAAATTGATTCAGCCGGAGCTGCACTGCAAATCAGGAGTTTCCTCGAATATAAAGGAACAGGCGGTCATCCACTTAAGAACATTGCCCTTGGTTTTGTTTCTAAAGACCCAAATAGCAGACTGCCCAAAGTTGCTAAATTTTTATCCCTTTCAGCTTCACTACAAAGTAAAGCTTTAGGGCTTGTCCCCGGACACTGGCGTAGACGCATGGAATCTCCCATACTGCAGAGCAAAACACCCGCTATGGATTTCAAAAATCTTAGCGAAGACTTGTCACTTGATATTGCGTCAATGTTCATGAACAATTCTTCCAATCCAGACAGTGTTTTCTACTTCCCAGGATGCGGAGCCAGCCTGTTCTCCAGAAATATTGGAATGGCTACACTTTACTTACTGCTTAAATCAGGCGTCAACGTTGTTATGCCATCTAAGCACCTATGCTGCGGATATCCGCTACTTTCCAGTGGATGTGTAGAAGCTTACAATACCAACCGCCATCGCAACATAAGTGACATTCAGTATAAAATAGCTAAAGCACACATAGCTGGGATGGACATTTCTACCATCATTACTGCATGTGGAACATGTCGCGAATCCATTGAGTCTTATGACTTTACTCAAGGCGTTGGCAAAAAATTAAAACACTTTGACGCTGTGCAATATCTTCTGACCAGTCCAGGTAACCTTGATTTCCATGGTTTACCGGCCAATGAAGAAGTTGTTTACCATGCATCATGTCACACTGAGTGGACAGACATTCCGAAATCAAAAGCTCCTGCTATTTACAAACAGGCACTTGAATCAATCCTCGGCAGCAAGATAACTCTCTCACCAGGGTGCTGTGGAGAATCTGGACTCGGAGCAATTTCAAGTCCTGCAATCTACAACAAACTGCGCGACCGTAAAAAAGACCAGCTCGAGCATGATCTTCACGGTCAGAGCAAAAAAACTCCGGTTCTTGTAGGGTGTCCTTCTTGTAAAGTCGGAATCAAGAGGAACATGGCAACACTTAAAAAGCACAACAGAGTTCTACATACCATTGAATACATTGCAGAACTTAGCGGAGGACCTAAGTGGCGCAAGGAATTTAAAAAAATGTTTGAAAAAGCCCAAAGATCAGACGGAATCGTCTATTTAAAACCATGA
- a CDS encoding aminotransferase class V-fold PLP-dependent enzyme yields MIGDDFAELKLFITGPIMLREEVRKAALLPEFGHRDSENIKRFGSIMSNLMTIAGNPEGYTPIIFNGSGTNVLEASVRSLVSDTDKVLNVSVGAFGDLYGKLSAANGKNLVSLKFPYGKAIDLKVLEESLITHNPQVVTFTHNETSTGVINDVVAVCKMIKAHGAYAIVDGVSIFGGTDSTISEARPLMYCTSTQKSLGLPAGFGIGYVNDETLEKAAGVKSRGYTTDILAQIEKAKLCQTLTTPSGTLSNQMCVQLDYIVNTETVSVRFKRHEEMRKISHDWVAEMEGYELFAQEGYRSPSLTTVKTPAYMTIDRLKEVKELMRGYGYLFDPGYGKINKELQEQGESPIFRIGHMGDIMPDMVKDYLKILGEVLNSFE; encoded by the coding sequence ATGATTGGAGATGATTTTGCTGAGCTGAAACTGTTCATTACCGGACCTATTATGCTGCGTGAGGAAGTGCGTAAGGCCGCTTTATTGCCTGAGTTCGGTCATCGTGATTCTGAAAACATCAAGCGTTTTGGATCTATCATGAGCAATCTTATGACTATTGCAGGCAACCCTGAAGGATATACTCCTATCATATTTAATGGGTCTGGAACAAATGTACTCGAAGCTTCAGTTCGCTCACTTGTTTCAGATACTGATAAAGTTCTCAATGTTTCGGTAGGAGCATTCGGGGATCTTTACGGAAAGCTGTCTGCTGCTAATGGCAAGAACCTTGTTTCGCTTAAATTTCCATATGGTAAAGCCATTGATCTTAAAGTTCTAGAAGAATCATTGATTACGCATAATCCTCAAGTGGTGACTTTTACTCATAATGAAACATCAACAGGTGTTATTAATGATGTTGTTGCTGTTTGCAAAATGATCAAAGCTCACGGTGCATATGCTATTGTTGACGGCGTAAGTATTTTCGGCGGAACTGATTCGACTATTAGTGAAGCCCGTCCTTTAATGTATTGTACCTCCACTCAGAAATCACTTGGGCTTCCGGCAGGATTCGGTATCGGCTATGTTAATGATGAAACTCTTGAAAAGGCTGCTGGAGTAAAGAGCAGGGGATACACAACAGACATTCTGGCTCAAATTGAAAAAGCGAAGCTGTGCCAGACTTTGACCACTCCAAGTGGGACTCTTAGCAATCAGATGTGCGTACAATTAGACTACATTGTTAATACAGAAACAGTTTCAGTAAGGTTTAAGCGACATGAGGAGATGCGTAAAATTTCTCATGATTGGGTCGCTGAGATGGAAGGATATGAACTTTTTGCTCAGGAAGGTTACCGCTCTCCAAGCCTTACTACTGTTAAAACTCCTGCCTACATGACAATCGATCGCTTAAAAGAGGTGAAAGAACTCATGCGCGGTTATGGGTATCTGTTTGATCCAGGATATGGAAAAATTAATAAGGAACTGCAAGAGCAGGGAGAATCCCCGATATTCAGGATAGGGCATATGGGTGATATTATGCCGGATATGGTTAAAGATTATCTAAAAATCCTTGGAGAAGTCCTTAATAGTTTTGAATAA
- a CDS encoding TetR/AcrR family transcriptional regulator, which translates to MTKMSQKKAAILEAATVLFANKGFADTSMSELASMTGAAEGTIFYHFKNKEQLLLTILSATRDSILEEFNAHMEEREFKTGMEMMEEVVVFYLLLAGRMEHQFLLLHRLFIYQLAESRTEFRENLEDIYSCLVTLFEQAIVRGQEDGSIGDVKPRKSALIVFTMVDGLVRFKNFNLYDAGALFNELIESVRRMLKSN; encoded by the coding sequence ATGACTAAAATGTCCCAAAAAAAAGCTGCTATTTTGGAAGCGGCTACCGTGCTTTTCGCAAACAAAGGGTTTGCTGATACTTCAATGAGTGAACTTGCGAGCATGACCGGAGCAGCTGAAGGGACAATTTTTTATCATTTTAAAAATAAGGAGCAACTGCTTCTTACTATTTTATCTGCGACAAGGGACAGCATTCTGGAAGAATTCAATGCACATATGGAAGAGCGCGAATTCAAAACCGGAATGGAAATGATGGAAGAGGTCGTTGTCTTTTATCTTCTCCTCGCTGGACGAATGGAACATCAATTCCTTCTTCTGCATCGGCTTTTTATATATCAGCTAGCAGAAAGTAGGACTGAGTTCAGAGAGAATCTGGAGGATATTTACAGTTGTCTGGTTACTCTTTTTGAGCAGGCAATTGTGAGAGGGCAGGAAGATGGTTCAATTGGCGATGTGAAGCCTAGGAAAAGTGCACTCATTGTTTTCACGATGGTCGATGGCTTGGTGAGATTCAAAAATTTTAACCTCTATGATGCTGGGGCTCTGTTCAATGAACTTATTGAGTCCGTTCGTAGAATGTTGAAATCAAATTAG
- a CDS encoding ATP-binding protein translates to MESFSNLSLKNKFFFSTLGVILMLSAVIALLARGILVSSLTTELEMRGVAIAHSIAERGAGFILDKKYPQLLSLVFDEATLGERKELITYIFVLGKDGNVLCHTLTTPFPAKLAEANIVTEHESKSVRLIDFGKSSAYDIAVPIKEGLYRVGTVHVGLSKVHIDELVSTLRITFLGFISGVVIIIFIISHMLAKYIASPVAKLTRVSDELSRGNFDIGLDMLSSGNGWDASQCPVYQNTDFPCWHFDQALFVNSNDPDNKHNLQHCKNCHFYIKRQGDEVVQLADSFKNMVWSIKLYRRRLRESEEKYKSMFDSGPDPILVVSCSDFTILDTNPRVSELYGYLKEELIGEEFLRLGPESNLECIKAFEEYGGPAGCIYYPKILHLKKNGNPVYVNMHACPISYKSSPSMIVAITDITEIIEKDAQLVQAAKMKSLGEMSAGMAHEVNQPLNAIKMGSEFLALMAELGRDIPATQLSEVAREVSTQVDRAAEIINALRAFGRKADFKTDKLDINNPLRSVLTLVTRQFELQNIIFKVDLASNLPLIIAQDNRLQQVFFNLINNGRDAISEKRDSLDTKCEEYIKIKTYKKNSEVCLRISDTGVGITEEVKNKIFEPFFSTKEVGYGMGLGLAITYGIVRDYKGRIDIESEADKGATFIISFPVAGDED, encoded by the coding sequence ATGGAAAGCTTTTCCAACTTAAGTCTGAAAAATAAATTTTTCTTTTCCACTTTGGGCGTGATTTTAATGCTCAGCGCCGTGATTGCTCTTCTGGCAAGAGGTATTCTTGTGTCGTCGCTGACTACAGAACTTGAAATGCGCGGTGTTGCTATTGCCCATTCAATTGCTGAGCGTGGAGCCGGATTTATTCTTGATAAAAAATATCCGCAGTTACTTAGTTTAGTCTTTGACGAAGCTACTCTCGGGGAACGTAAGGAGTTGATAACTTATATTTTTGTGCTCGGTAAAGATGGAAACGTCCTATGCCATACCTTAACAACTCCTTTTCCTGCAAAATTAGCCGAGGCAAACATTGTCACGGAGCATGAATCAAAGTCTGTCCGTTTAATAGATTTCGGCAAAAGTTCGGCTTATGATATAGCTGTTCCGATCAAAGAAGGTTTGTATCGTGTCGGGACTGTGCATGTCGGGCTTAGTAAAGTTCATATTGATGAACTTGTTTCGACTTTACGTATAACTTTTTTAGGTTTTATTTCCGGTGTTGTTATCATCATTTTCATAATCAGTCATATGCTTGCTAAGTATATTGCCAGCCCTGTTGCAAAGCTTACACGTGTTTCAGATGAGCTCTCACGCGGAAATTTTGATATCGGCCTTGATATGCTCTCAAGCGGCAACGGCTGGGATGCTTCTCAGTGTCCTGTATATCAGAATACGGATTTTCCTTGCTGGCATTTTGATCAGGCTTTGTTTGTAAACTCTAATGATCCTGATAATAAACATAATTTGCAACACTGTAAAAATTGTCATTTTTACATAAAGCGCCAAGGTGATGAAGTCGTTCAGCTTGCGGATAGTTTTAAGAATATGGTCTGGTCGATTAAATTGTATCGGCGACGTCTGCGGGAATCGGAAGAGAAATATAAATCCATGTTTGACAGCGGGCCTGACCCGATCCTAGTTGTTTCCTGCTCTGATTTTACAATCTTGGATACAAACCCAAGAGTCAGTGAACTGTATGGTTATTTGAAAGAAGAACTTATTGGCGAAGAATTTTTACGTCTCGGTCCTGAATCAAACCTTGAATGCATTAAAGCTTTTGAAGAGTATGGCGGACCTGCCGGATGTATTTATTATCCCAAAATACTTCATTTAAAAAAGAACGGTAATCCTGTTTATGTGAATATGCATGCATGTCCTATTTCGTATAAAAGCAGTCCCTCCATGATTGTTGCAATTACGGATATTACCGAGATTATCGAAAAGGATGCACAGCTGGTACAGGCTGCTAAGATGAAATCATTAGGTGAGATGTCGGCCGGGATGGCTCATGAAGTCAACCAGCCGCTTAATGCTATTAAAATGGGTAGTGAATTTCTGGCACTTATGGCTGAACTGGGGCGCGACATTCCAGCTACTCAGCTTAGTGAGGTTGCGAGAGAAGTCAGTACACAGGTTGATAGAGCTGCGGAAATTATAAATGCACTTAGAGCTTTCGGGCGTAAGGCGGATTTTAAAACAGATAAATTGGATATAAATAATCCGTTGCGTAGTGTTCTTACTCTGGTGACTAGACAGTTTGAATTGCAAAATATTATTTTTAAAGTTGATTTAGCAAGTAATTTACCTTTGATTATTGCTCAGGATAATAGATTGCAGCAGGTTTTTTTTAACCTTATCAATAATGGTCGCGACGCTATTTCTGAGAAACGTGACAGCCTTGATACAAAATGTGAAGAATATATTAAAATTAAAACTTATAAAAAAAATTCAGAAGTTTGTCTTAGAATTTCAGATACAGGAGTCGGTATAACCGAAGAGGTAAAGAATAAAATTTTTGAACCTTTTTTTAGTACCAAAGAAGTAGGATATGGAATGGGTTTGGGGCTGGCCATTACATATGGCATAGTGCGTGATTATAAGGGCAGAATTGATATTGAAAGTGAGGCTGATAAAGGGGCAACTTTTATAATTTCTTTTCCTGTTGCCGGTGATGAAGATTAA